A single genomic interval of Amycolatopsis albispora harbors:
- a CDS encoding pyridoxal-phosphate dependent enzyme, translating into MVTIDDVRAAAARLAGQANHTPVLTSRTLDSLTGARVFLKAENFQRVGAFKFRGAYNAIAQLSPEQLAAGVCTHSSGNHAQAVALAARLLGTKATILMPADAPESKVDAVLGYGAEVRRFDRYTEDRFALCEKLAADNGFALIPPFDHPHVIAGQGTATLELLTEQPELDVLVTPMGGGGLMAGAATVASTLRPELELIGVEPEAGDDQKRSLAAGKPVSVPVPKTVADGLALPSPGVLNFEIIRQHVRRIVTVTDAQILDAMRFLFERTKIVVEPSGAAAVAALLAEQVRLPGKRVGVILSGGNVAADRFAALLA; encoded by the coding sequence ATGGTCACCATCGACGACGTCCGCGCCGCGGCCGCGAGACTGGCCGGGCAGGCCAACCACACGCCCGTGCTCACCTCGCGCACGCTCGATTCGCTCACCGGCGCACGGGTTTTCCTCAAGGCGGAGAACTTCCAGCGCGTCGGCGCGTTCAAGTTCCGGGGCGCCTACAACGCGATCGCCCAGCTCTCCCCCGAGCAACTGGCCGCGGGCGTGTGCACGCACTCGTCGGGCAACCACGCGCAGGCCGTGGCGCTGGCCGCGCGGCTGCTCGGCACCAAGGCCACCATCCTGATGCCCGCCGACGCGCCGGAGTCCAAAGTGGACGCCGTGCTCGGGTACGGCGCCGAGGTGCGCCGGTTCGACCGCTACACCGAAGACCGGTTCGCGCTCTGCGAGAAACTGGCCGCGGACAACGGGTTCGCGTTGATCCCGCCGTTCGACCACCCGCACGTGATCGCCGGACAGGGCACCGCGACCCTCGAACTGCTCACCGAGCAGCCGGAACTCGACGTGCTCGTCACGCCGATGGGCGGCGGCGGGCTGATGGCGGGCGCGGCCACGGTCGCGAGCACGCTGCGGCCGGAACTCGAACTCATCGGCGTGGAGCCGGAAGCGGGCGACGACCAGAAACGGTCGCTGGCCGCCGGGAAACCGGTCTCCGTGCCGGTGCCGAAAACCGTGGCCGACGGGCTCGCGCTGCCGTCACCGGGCGTGCTGAACTTCGAGATCATCCGCCAGCACGTCCGCCGGATCGTCACCGTCACCGACGCGCAGATCCTCGACGCGATGCGCTTCCTGTTCGAGCGCACCAAGATCGTGGTCGAGCCGAGCGGCGCGGCGGCGGTCGCGGCGCTGCTGGCCGAACAGGTCCGGTTGCCGGGCAAGCGCGTCGGCGTGATCCTGTCCGGCGGCAACGTCGCGGCCGATCGCTTCGCCGCGTTGCTCGCCTAG
- a CDS encoding sporulation protein, which translates to MFKKLLAAVGVGGAEVETELFTPGVQPGGVVEGVIRLRGGEVPQEIPGVLVEFVTRVEHEGNDREVDVNRTFGRTDVRRNVPLAPRQTIELPFRLPAPLETPINFYDNRQLHGTTVAVRTTLEIAGAIDATDNDPIGVGALPAQHVLLAAVESLGFRLHSADVEAGHLRGTRQRLPFYQEIEFHGSPRYPRLKQLEVSFVAGPDGMDVVLEADKKAGLLSSGRDLVNLLRVDYHTIDRVDWAGEVHRIVEPMGSGWL; encoded by the coding sequence ATGTTCAAGAAGCTGCTCGCCGCCGTCGGTGTGGGCGGAGCCGAGGTCGAGACCGAACTGTTCACCCCGGGCGTGCAGCCGGGCGGCGTGGTCGAGGGGGTGATCCGGCTGCGCGGGGGCGAGGTGCCGCAGGAAATCCCCGGCGTGCTGGTCGAATTCGTCACGCGGGTGGAGCACGAGGGCAACGATCGCGAGGTCGACGTCAACCGCACCTTCGGGCGCACCGACGTCCGCCGCAACGTGCCGCTCGCCCCGCGTCAGACGATCGAGCTGCCGTTCCGGCTGCCCGCCCCGCTGGAAACCCCGATCAACTTCTACGACAACCGCCAGCTCCACGGCACCACCGTCGCGGTGCGGACCACGCTGGAGATCGCCGGCGCGATCGACGCCACCGACAACGACCCGATCGGCGTTGGCGCGCTGCCCGCGCAGCACGTGCTGCTGGCCGCGGTGGAAAGCCTCGGTTTCCGGCTGCATTCGGCCGACGTCGAGGCCGGGCACCTGCGGGGCACCCGGCAGCGGCTGCCGTTCTACCAGGAGATCGAGTTCCACGGCTCGCCCCGCTACCCGCGGTTGAAGCAGCTCGAAGTCAGCTTTGTCGCCGGGCCCGACGGGATGGACGTGGTGCTCGAGGCGGACAAGAAGGCCGGGCTGCTGTCCAGCGGCCGCGACCTGGTCAACCTGCTGCGCGTGGACTACCACACGATCGACCGCGTCGACTGGGCCGGCGAGGTGCACCGGATCGTCGAGCCGATGGGGAGCGGCTGGCTCTAG
- a CDS encoding helix-turn-helix transcriptional regulator, whose translation MIREIRLLSARGTPEESAMPFAGLHQLLGSLQAEVEALPPVHRDAIHVALGSRDASCTDLVLYTAVLRLLESLSPLLIRVEDAHHWDRSSIAALRFAARRARGVAILLTGAELPSAAEVPPDEDLAARLEARSSDATRRGGIASAAMVLREAARLSREPERHRRTAAAAYLAWKSGQPELARTLVAEATPERHEPSVARVLDRLHGLIALGDGDQLSAHDHLLRSASEPGTLFMAAAAAHHAGLPLAPIASRITAADPAFAEYAGLLARFTELSADAHTSDPWRLRAAAPHALPESDAHQWLWPLVLSRSGPSARQAYDFGRSALAEFSANGMHAVLVLPQLWLAELEFDLGHWDRAQARAEEGIRSTEDTGQRARRADFLATLALLAAARGRPCRDEATAARELALPLHNELAAARATWAIGLAELSNGNAETAAEHLASITHRFVARLATGDLGEALVRAGNTAEAQATLEAWRPWAEHTTSPLVHARLARCQALLSAEDSNIEKHFTDSAAHCEDHPFDQARTQLLHGEWLRRTRRPSQARPLLRAAFETFTRLGAAPWADAAEAQLRPTGGARPKAATLTEQELRVAQLAAAGLSNREIGTRLFLSPRTVGYHLYKAYPKLGVSSRAQLRGLDLAQMPSTERGASCLSGQTSHATSVGPIT comes from the coding sequence GTGATTCGCGAGATCCGGCTGCTATCGGCTCGTGGCACGCCGGAAGAATCGGCGATGCCGTTCGCGGGCCTGCACCAGTTGCTCGGCTCGCTCCAGGCGGAGGTCGAAGCGCTGCCGCCGGTGCACCGCGACGCGATCCACGTCGCGCTGGGGTCGCGGGATGCTTCGTGCACGGACCTCGTGCTGTACACGGCCGTGCTGCGGTTGCTGGAATCGTTGTCGCCCTTGCTGATCAGGGTGGAAGACGCCCACCACTGGGACCGGTCGTCGATCGCCGCCCTGCGGTTCGCGGCCCGGCGCGCGCGTGGTGTCGCGATCCTGCTGACCGGGGCCGAACTGCCGTCGGCTGCCGAGGTTCCGCCGGACGAGGACCTGGCCGCCCGGCTGGAAGCACGTTCGTCGGATGCCACGCGTCGCGGTGGAATTGCGTCCGCCGCAATGGTTCTGCGTGAAGCGGCACGCCTGTCGCGGGAACCGGAGCGACACCGTCGCACGGCGGCGGCCGCGTACCTGGCGTGGAAATCGGGACAGCCGGAACTCGCGCGCACGCTGGTCGCCGAAGCGACGCCGGAACGCCACGAACCTTCCGTCGCGCGGGTGCTCGATCGCCTGCACGGCCTGATCGCACTCGGCGACGGCGACCAGTTGTCCGCGCACGACCACCTGCTGCGCTCGGCATCGGAACCCGGGACCTTGTTCATGGCCGCGGCGGCCGCGCACCACGCCGGACTGCCGCTCGCGCCGATCGCCTCCCGCATCACCGCCGCCGATCCGGCCTTCGCCGAATACGCGGGACTGCTGGCCAGGTTCACCGAGCTGTCGGCCGACGCGCACACCTCGGATCCGTGGCGCCTGCGTGCCGCGGCTCCGCACGCACTACCGGAAAGCGATGCACACCAATGGCTTTGGCCGCTGGTGCTGAGCCGGTCGGGACCGTCGGCACGGCAGGCCTACGACTTCGGCCGGTCGGCGCTGGCCGAGTTCTCCGCGAACGGCATGCACGCGGTGCTGGTGCTGCCCCAGTTGTGGCTGGCCGAGCTGGAATTCGACCTGGGCCACTGGGACCGGGCGCAGGCGCGCGCCGAGGAGGGCATTCGGTCCACAGAGGACACCGGCCAACGCGCTCGCCGCGCCGATTTCCTTGCGACACTGGCGCTTCTGGCCGCCGCCCGCGGCAGGCCCTGCCGTGACGAGGCGACAGCCGCGCGTGAGCTGGCGTTACCGCTGCACAACGAGCTCGCCGCCGCCCGCGCGACCTGGGCAATCGGCCTTGCCGAGCTGTCGAACGGAAACGCCGAGACCGCCGCCGAGCACCTGGCCTCGATCACCCACAGATTTGTCGCCCGGCTGGCCACCGGCGATCTGGGCGAAGCGTTGGTCCGCGCGGGAAACACGGCAGAGGCTCAGGCCACGCTCGAAGCCTGGCGCCCGTGGGCGGAGCACACCACGTCTCCCCTGGTGCACGCTCGCCTCGCGCGCTGCCAAGCCCTGCTCTCAGCCGAAGACAGCAACATCGAGAAGCACTTCACCGACTCCGCCGCCCACTGCGAAGACCACCCGTTCGACCAGGCGAGAACCCAGCTGCTGCACGGCGAATGGCTCCGGCGCACCCGGCGACCGTCCCAGGCGCGGCCACTTCTGCGTGCGGCCTTCGAAACCTTCACCCGGCTGGGTGCGGCACCCTGGGCCGACGCCGCCGAAGCGCAACTGCGCCCCACCGGCGGCGCCCGCCCGAAGGCCGCCACGCTGACCGAGCAGGAACTACGCGTCGCCCAGCTGGCCGCGGCCGGGCTGAGCAACCGCGAAATCGGCACGCGCCTGTTCCTGAGCCCGCGCACGGTCGGATACCACCTGTACAAGGCGTATCCGAAGCTCGGCGTCTCCAGCCGAGCCCAGCTCCGCGGCCTGGACCTCGCTCAGATGCCGAGCACGGAGCGCGGTGCCTCGTGCTTGTCCGGCCAGACCAGCCACGCGACGTCGGTCGGGCCGATCACGTAG
- a CDS encoding peptidoglycan-binding protein, whose protein sequence is MTTAEQQPSTLDDPAQDRPKSMDAIDTHAKQAEKLDAGAVNEQATKVGGAATSANDLGDQLKVFRDDVLREWEGKDAEAVADHLEQLGKASYNVSDKAEAARDILQRVSEILENVKKKVTQLAQEANDKDADNRALIGAARQRKNSATDESEIEAAAADIERLRQLNEKDSNGKKDEIEQALDEAEKQIDELLKPLGLEIEGGFVELVPADASQGGTSASSAGAPINSGGGGTPSGGGGSPSGGGGGSDSGGSYAGVQGDGRPAKPIDARGDNPAKIAEQFLGRNAGDLKGSGELPAMQSWVPNNVNCANFVSGCLEAAGLIDKSQASASVAQLQANLKADGWTSVPLSEAKPGDVVISNGGGHVVLYAGDGQFIGSNNINPDGSQQISMGGGGGLVEVLTPPA, encoded by the coding sequence ATGACCACCGCAGAACAGCAGCCGAGCACGCTCGACGACCCGGCACAGGACCGCCCGAAGTCGATGGACGCCATCGACACCCACGCCAAGCAGGCGGAAAAGCTGGACGCGGGTGCGGTCAACGAGCAGGCGACGAAGGTCGGCGGAGCCGCCACCAGCGCCAACGATCTCGGCGACCAGCTCAAGGTCTTCCGCGACGACGTGCTCCGCGAGTGGGAGGGCAAGGACGCCGAAGCCGTCGCCGACCACCTCGAGCAGCTCGGCAAGGCCAGCTACAACGTCAGCGACAAGGCCGAGGCGGCCAGGGACATCCTCCAGCGGGTGTCGGAAATCCTGGAGAACGTCAAGAAGAAGGTCACCCAGCTCGCCCAGGAAGCCAACGACAAGGACGCGGACAACCGCGCCCTGATCGGCGCGGCCAGGCAGCGGAAGAACAGCGCCACCGACGAGAGCGAGATCGAGGCCGCCGCGGCGGACATCGAGCGCCTCCGGCAGCTGAACGAAAAAGACTCCAACGGCAAAAAAGACGAGATCGAGCAGGCGCTCGACGAGGCCGAGAAGCAGATCGACGAGCTGCTCAAGCCGCTCGGCCTGGAAATCGAAGGCGGCTTCGTCGAGCTGGTGCCCGCGGACGCCAGCCAGGGCGGCACGTCGGCGAGTTCCGCCGGTGCCCCCATCAACTCCGGCGGTGGCGGCACTCCTTCGGGTGGCGGCGGCAGCCCCAGCGGCGGTGGTGGCGGCAGCGACTCCGGCGGTTCCTACGCCGGGGTCCAGGGTGACGGGCGGCCCGCCAAGCCGATCGACGCCCGCGGTGACAACCCGGCGAAGATCGCCGAGCAGTTCCTCGGCCGCAACGCCGGTGACCTCAAGGGCAGCGGCGAGCTGCCCGCGATGCAGTCGTGGGTGCCCAACAACGTCAACTGCGCGAACTTCGTGTCCGGCTGCCTGGAAGCGGCCGGCCTGATCGACAAGAGCCAGGCCAGCGCGTCGGTCGCGCAGCTGCAGGCCAATCTCAAGGCGGACGGCTGGACTTCGGTGCCGCTGTCCGAGGCGAAGCCCGGCGACGTGGTGATCTCGAACGGTGGCGGGCACGTGGTGCTGTACGCGGGCGACGGTCAGTTCATCGGCTCGAACAACATCAATCCGGACGGTTCGCAGCAGATCAGCATGGGTGGTGGCGGTGGCCTCGTCGAGGTCCTGACCCCGCCGGCCTGA
- a CDS encoding DEAD/DEAH box helicase family protein → MAEPAAVPDFDERLAGFQSTTFKELRPGQRQVLAAYAAHHLTTPDVAIEMPTGEGKTLLALLIADYALDQGMSVAYLTGTRQLAERVEDEATKLGLEVVRFAAKDYGGAKLDDYHQAQAVGVMNYWVYFNSRPVPKPADLVIFDDAHLAEQPLSGLQTLRIPDKPGPARVLYRTICDLVVAHTDAYAGLQAMRDGTARPGTPPELLSFSDWAAIATASRDAIEASPLVADLALKDESDEIKAEVKKLRDEIKWVWPKVREHLTHCGVLVGPSGIEIRPYHPPTALNAGYSQAKQRIYLSATLGSMDDLQRRIGGGRVTRLETEQPLLSGSTGERMFALNPSSEQALDLGVLSWALEQVQAAGGKAAWLCASHSEADTLQAILGGLGHPVYRLRAGDDTAVDGWSRAPQGQLITAGRYDGLDFPGDICKLVIITTVPQASSEFERFVVAYLGDATFMRHRVGQRVTQALGRANRTATDRSLYLGLDPTFAQILADPAVRASIPEGTQPIVRAALELYDQGSVATTDACRAFWQVAQPSGPTEPVKQATPRRRPRPGRSTGGSGEVASADAEVSAATDLWIGDHGRAAERAREAADLLASAGETEHAAFWRYVQAHALFDRGRNEDLAAARTALEDATTNGPRTAWFRRLGRTVADLKGHERTADDTDRLFLVWDEWRREAGGRLDRALSDGRTLLAGSHDQQCDGLKVLARLVGASGERPPKTEQSATDCRWTWSTVKRGERRVWEVKTGEPHPVSRGDVNQLLGQIEVETKRAAKTRVYGCLLTPATTVQSDAAEAARDRITLINHDAAVRLYNLLADRLQQYAALCGDGNAEARGEARTKIEATLPPDGWLGKLLSPTLGKIITVDDVASLFPSR, encoded by the coding sequence GTGGCGGAACCGGCGGCAGTACCCGACTTCGACGAACGGCTTGCCGGATTCCAGTCGACCACGTTCAAGGAGCTTCGGCCTGGTCAGAGGCAGGTACTGGCCGCCTACGCGGCTCACCACCTCACGACACCGGACGTGGCGATCGAAATGCCGACCGGTGAGGGGAAGACCCTGTTGGCGCTGTTGATCGCCGACTACGCCCTCGACCAGGGAATGTCGGTTGCTTACCTGACCGGCACCCGCCAGCTGGCAGAGCGGGTTGAGGACGAAGCCACCAAGTTGGGCCTGGAGGTCGTCCGGTTCGCCGCGAAGGACTACGGCGGCGCCAAGCTCGACGACTACCACCAGGCCCAGGCGGTGGGCGTGATGAACTATTGGGTCTACTTCAACAGCAGGCCCGTTCCGAAACCCGCCGACCTGGTCATCTTCGACGACGCCCATCTAGCGGAACAGCCGCTCAGCGGGCTACAGACCCTGCGCATCCCCGACAAGCCTGGCCCTGCTCGCGTCCTGTATCGAACGATCTGTGATCTTGTCGTCGCGCACACCGACGCATACGCCGGACTGCAGGCGATGCGCGATGGCACCGCTCGGCCGGGCACCCCGCCCGAGCTGCTGTCGTTCAGCGACTGGGCGGCGATCGCCACAGCGTCGCGGGACGCGATCGAGGCGTCGCCGCTGGTCGCCGACCTCGCGCTCAAGGACGAGTCGGACGAGATCAAGGCAGAGGTCAAGAAGCTCCGGGACGAGATCAAGTGGGTGTGGCCGAAGGTCCGTGAGCACCTCACCCACTGCGGCGTGCTTGTCGGGCCGTCCGGAATCGAGATCCGCCCCTACCACCCGCCGACGGCGCTGAACGCGGGGTACAGCCAGGCCAAGCAGCGGATCTATCTCTCGGCGACCCTCGGTTCGATGGACGACCTGCAACGCCGCATCGGCGGCGGCCGGGTCACCCGGCTGGAGACCGAGCAGCCGCTGCTTTCCGGCAGCACCGGCGAGCGCATGTTCGCGTTGAACCCCTCGTCCGAGCAGGCACTCGACCTCGGCGTGCTCAGCTGGGCACTCGAACAAGTCCAGGCAGCCGGTGGGAAGGCGGCCTGGCTGTGCGCCAGCCACAGCGAAGCGGACACACTGCAAGCGATCCTCGGTGGGCTCGGCCATCCCGTCTACCGCCTCCGGGCCGGCGACGACACCGCAGTCGACGGCTGGAGCCGCGCTCCCCAGGGGCAGTTGATCACTGCGGGCCGCTATGACGGGCTCGACTTCCCCGGCGACATCTGCAAGCTGGTGATCATCACCACGGTCCCGCAGGCCAGCAGCGAGTTCGAGCGGTTCGTGGTCGCCTACCTCGGTGACGCGACCTTCATGCGGCACCGTGTCGGACAACGAGTCACCCAGGCTCTCGGCCGGGCCAATCGCACCGCGACCGACCGCTCGCTGTACCTGGGACTCGACCCGACGTTCGCCCAGATCCTCGCCGACCCAGCGGTTCGCGCGTCCATTCCCGAAGGCACACAGCCGATCGTTCGCGCCGCGCTCGAACTCTACGACCAGGGCTCGGTCGCCACGACCGACGCCTGCCGGGCGTTCTGGCAGGTGGCCCAACCGTCCGGCCCCACCGAACCCGTCAAGCAGGCAACGCCGCGGCGACGGCCACGCCCAGGACGTAGCACCGGCGGCAGCGGTGAGGTCGCTAGCGCCGACGCTGAGGTGTCGGCGGCCACCGACCTGTGGATCGGCGACCACGGCCGCGCTGCTGAGCGAGCACGCGAAGCCGCGGACCTGCTCGCATCCGCCGGAGAGACCGAGCACGCCGCGTTCTGGCGCTACGTCCAAGCCCACGCACTGTTCGACCGCGGACGGAACGAGGACCTCGCCGCCGCGCGCACCGCCCTCGAAGACGCCACCACCAACGGGCCTCGCACCGCGTGGTTCCGCCGGTTGGGCCGCACGGTCGCCGACCTCAAGGGACACGAGCGCACCGCTGACGACACCGACCGCCTCTTCCTCGTGTGGGATGAATGGCGTCGTGAAGCCGGAGGCCGGCTCGACCGCGCACTCTCCGACGGGCGCACCCTGCTCGCCGGCAGCCACGATCAGCAATGCGACGGCCTCAAGGTGCTCGCACGTCTGGTCGGAGCCAGTGGAGAACGACCGCCCAAGACCGAACAAAGCGCCACCGACTGCCGGTGGACCTGGTCAACCGTCAAGCGCGGCGAACGTCGCGTTTGGGAGGTCAAGACCGGCGAACCGCACCCGGTGTCCCGCGGAGACGTCAACCAGCTGCTCGGCCAGATCGAAGTCGAGACCAAGCGCGCAGCCAAGACACGGGTCTACGGCTGCTTGCTCACCCCGGCCACCACCGTCCAGAGCGACGCCGCCGAGGCAGCCCGCGACAGGATCACCCTCATCAATCACGACGCCGCCGTCCGGCTCTACAACCTGCTGGCCGACCGCCTTCAGCAGTACGCAGCGCTCTGCGGCGACGGCAACGCCGAAGCCCGCGGCGAGGCTCGCACGAAGATCGAGGCCACACTGCCGCCTGACGGCTGGCTGGGCAAACTGCTCTCCCCAACCCTCGGGAAGATCATCACCGTGGACGACGTGGCGAGCTTGTTCCCCTCGCGCTGA
- a CDS encoding sigma-70 family RNA polymerase sigma factor, with translation MTQIDERTGQRTEQRTAEDEVSEDREPTAAEVLAWRRDDVFLPEAEATPEEFPSLRNISAGFIFGGVVRPREPAPPEYATLPMSHTSDRDFVALAQWNMLWEAAQFRRRFFDLDDLPKPMAKIADLGDVNVTFVPRTRARYFEYAPLFHLLPKRILDMFGLPLLRGGQWPFMADWAGIDDFLPTDFEARLARAWAWTVWPHLMSGSKMKAFSADDPIRLLAHNLDFWVPAVTATIQDRLRDFPEVDKGKTPGPVLLEDGSVLAGAIAGNPRMGGPVWFGEDDAHDAVVETVEAADRTGQLRGILDAVRSHRIEDDFSSHWSYAREDFERKLHGKRRKVTVKFVELTDTIPVQGPESEVLDNLVTNDFLTLLDARNRQIVVLLNSGVTRKTEIADVLGYANHSAVSKRLAQIRRAAEAHFDEN, from the coding sequence ATGACCCAGATCGACGAGCGGACCGGTCAGCGCACGGAGCAGCGAACGGCGGAGGATGAGGTGAGCGAGGATCGCGAGCCGACTGCGGCCGAGGTGCTGGCGTGGCGGCGCGATGACGTGTTCCTCCCCGAGGCCGAGGCCACTCCGGAGGAGTTCCCATCCCTGCGGAACATCTCAGCCGGATTCATCTTCGGCGGCGTCGTCCGCCCGCGCGAACCGGCTCCGCCGGAGTACGCGACGCTCCCGATGTCCCACACCTCGGACCGGGACTTCGTCGCACTCGCGCAGTGGAACATGCTGTGGGAAGCGGCCCAGTTCCGGCGGCGCTTCTTCGACTTGGACGACCTGCCGAAGCCGATGGCGAAGATCGCCGATCTCGGCGACGTCAATGTCACATTCGTGCCCCGGACGCGGGCGCGGTACTTCGAGTACGCGCCGCTGTTCCACCTGCTGCCCAAGCGCATCCTGGACATGTTCGGACTCCCGCTGTTGCGTGGCGGCCAGTGGCCGTTCATGGCCGACTGGGCCGGCATCGACGACTTCCTGCCGACCGATTTCGAAGCCCGGCTCGCCCGCGCCTGGGCGTGGACGGTCTGGCCGCACCTGATGTCGGGGTCGAAGATGAAGGCGTTCTCAGCCGACGACCCGATCCGGCTGCTGGCCCACAACCTCGACTTCTGGGTGCCCGCGGTCACCGCCACGATCCAAGACCGGCTGCGGGACTTCCCCGAGGTCGACAAGGGCAAGACGCCCGGCCCGGTCCTCCTGGAGGACGGCAGCGTGCTCGCCGGGGCCATCGCCGGCAACCCGCGGATGGGCGGGCCCGTGTGGTTCGGCGAGGACGACGCCCACGACGCCGTGGTCGAGACCGTGGAAGCCGCCGACCGGACCGGCCAGCTCCGCGGCATCCTGGACGCCGTCCGCTCCCACCGCATCGAGGACGACTTCTCCAGCCACTGGTCGTACGCACGCGAAGACTTCGAACGCAAGCTGCACGGCAAACGACGCAAGGTCACGGTGAAGTTCGTCGAGTTGACCGACACCATCCCGGTCCAAGGGCCGGAGAGCGAGGTGCTGGACAACCTGGTCACCAACGACTTCCTCACACTGCTGGACGCCCGGAACCGGCAGATCGTCGTGCTGCTCAACAGCGGCGTGACCAGGAAGACCGAGATCGCGGACGTGCTCGGGTACGCCAACCACAGCGCCGTCTCGAAGCGCCTAGCGCAGATCCGCCGGGCCGCCGAGGCGCACTTCGACGAGAACTGA
- a CDS encoding SAM-dependent methyltransferase — protein sequence MATHESASGLEQQVDPDAPSLFRIYDYLLGGGHNFASDRAVADKITTLVPGYDVFVRESRAFVRRAVLHMLTAGIEQFLDLGAGMFSAHPVHHLAQAERPDVRVVYVDRDPIAIAGLGLIVHADDPSTGVIEADLRHVDEVLDHAVTTRLLDLTRPVGVVAGSVLHCLPDAEDPAAALARYHERLAPGSLLAASHADGIVLGLESAGAIEDCLARAGITLVHRSRRQFADLLGPWQPHPDGVAPIGLWRPDGLTLPVRECLWGNAVLADRRPEPAERA from the coding sequence ATGGCGACGCATGAGAGCGCGTCAGGTCTTGAACAACAGGTAGACCCCGACGCGCCGTCGCTGTTCCGGATCTACGACTACCTGCTCGGTGGTGGGCACAACTTCGCGTCCGACCGCGCCGTGGCCGACAAGATCACCACGCTGGTGCCTGGGTATGACGTATTCGTCCGCGAGAGCCGCGCCTTCGTCCGCCGCGCAGTCCTTCACATGCTCACGGCCGGAATCGAGCAGTTCCTCGACCTGGGTGCGGGCATGTTCAGCGCCCACCCCGTGCACCATCTCGCCCAGGCTGAACGTCCTGACGTCCGCGTCGTCTACGTCGATCGCGACCCCATAGCCATCGCCGGTCTCGGTCTGATCGTCCATGCGGACGATCCGAGCACCGGGGTGATCGAGGCCGACCTGCGGCACGTTGACGAGGTGCTCGACCATGCCGTGACCACTCGGCTGCTCGATCTGACTCGCCCGGTGGGCGTGGTGGCCGGGTCGGTGTTGCATTGCCTGCCCGACGCCGAGGATCCGGCCGCCGCATTGGCCAGGTACCACGAGCGGCTGGCACCCGGCTCGCTGTTGGCCGCCTCACACGCCGACGGCATCGTCCTCGGGCTGGAATCGGCCGGTGCGATCGAGGACTGTCTCGCCAGGGCCGGGATCACGCTCGTCCACCGAAGCCGGCGGCAGTTCGCCGACCTGCTGGGACCGTGGCAACCACACCCGGACGGCGTGGCGCCGATCGGCTTGTGGCGACCGGACGGGCTCACCCTGCCCGTACGCGAGTGCCTGTGGGGCAACGCCGTGCTCGCCGACCGCCGTCCCGAGCCCGCGGAGCGCGCATGA
- a CDS encoding helix-turn-helix domain-containing protein, translating to MAAHTTVKGKRITGEARIKMAADLKKKYEKGASIRALAEATDRSYGFVHRILTESGVVLRGRGGATRTKTKTP from the coding sequence ATGGCAGCACACACCACGGTCAAGGGAAAGCGGATCACCGGCGAGGCCCGCATCAAGATGGCTGCTGACCTGAAGAAGAAGTACGAAAAGGGCGCCAGCATCCGTGCACTGGCCGAGGCCACCGACCGCTCGTACGGCTTCGTGCACCGAATCCTGACCGAGTCCGGCGTGGTGCTGCGTGGACGCGGCGGCGCTACCCGGACCAAAACCAAAACCCCATAG